Within Phaeodactylum tricornutum CCAP 1055/1 chromosome 15, whole genome shotgun sequence, the genomic segment TGAGCGATGAAAACGATCTGCGGCGCAACAGTGCGGGAGCACGCGACACGGGGGACGGGACGACAACCCAAAAGGGCCGCCGAATGCGCGGGAAAAAAGAAAGCCTTGCGGGGAGTATCCCGTACACGCGgctgtgtgtgtgtgtctgtgtgtgGTGCGGGATCCGTAGCGTATAAGATGGCTCCTGGTGGCCGTTCGCGGGCGGAGTTTGGGTCCCGACGAAGGGCACGAGCCAACGAGAAGGACAAAACTATATAGGCTGTCTAGATCATTCAACGGATGATCGATGATATCGATACTATACTAACATACAAATATAAAGCTAATACTTTCGATATTCCGCGAATGACGTCATTGACGACATTCAACTCCCTCCGATCGTCTGTCCCTCCTGTCATCGACTGGCGATCGGAGACGAGAGCATCTAACGGGTTTAtaagtcactgtcagtcagcCCGGTAGAACGCGAAGGGACATCTCTGGGTAGGGCAGGGCAAAAcacactaactgtaaacgccAATTGTACTGACTGTAACATTAGTCTTGACTGTAAATCCACAACCACTGTCCACCTACGGCGCACTACCACTTCGGAACAGAAAATTGTTGCTAGTTGAGTCTTTGGCATTATCCCCCAATTTTACCTTTTGGGTTTCATGTATCCATACTCAGTAAGCTTGCGAGTATTCTTTCGCCAGTCTTTGTCGACTTTCACCGACAAGttcaaaaaaatttggtgcCGAAAAAAGGCTTCCAGCTTCTCCCGCGCGATCACGCCAATCTCTTTCACCTGAGCGCCATTCTTACCAATAACAATTACCTTTTGAGAGTCGCGTTCTACTAGAACGTCCGCCGCAATCCGTATTACTTCACCCTCCTCTTTTGGTTCCTTGAACTCTCGAATTCTCACCTCGCAGCAGTACGGCAACTCTTTCTTCAGTACCTGGAAGAGAGCGGACCGAACAATTTCCGACGCAATGAAGCGTTCCGGCCGATCCGTTAGTGTTTCCGGATCGTACAGCGGGGGACTAATCGGTAAGAGTTCTCGACACGCGTCGTCCGTTACGAATTGGGTGTCCCCCAGAAACATTCCTGGAATGGGCCTCCCCATTGCTCGGATCACCGACGGCACGTCCGGGCCACCCGTGAGAATCCTTCTCATCGCCACCACACCAACATTGTTGATTCCTTGCGAAGCCGATAGCGGAAGAATGCAGAGGGCATTCGGCAACTGGGCTCGCCAGAACGCTACGGCTTCTTCGACCGTCACCGTCTTGTCTCGATTCTCCTCCGCTGCTTTGTTTACTTTTTTTGCCAAGTCGATTTTATTGATCGCTACTAGTACCGGTTTTCGTGTTCTCTGAACTTTGAGAAACAATTCGTCATCGGGTATAGGTGTAGAAAAGACGTCCGTAACGACCAAAAGAACGTCAGAAGTCGCCACAGCACCTGTAACGGCTTCCATCATACCTTCCTGCAGCTCGTAGGCGGGGTCTTCAATCACCCCGGGCGTGTCAACTAAACAGACCTGGCATTTATCGGTAGACATGAGACCCAAAATAGCGTGACGAGTCGTTTGGGGACGGGCCGTCGCAATGCACAGGTCCTCTTCCAGAAGTGCGTTCAGCAGCGTTGACTTGCCCATATTCGGCGCCCCCATAACCGTGACAAAGCCACAGCGAAAGTCTGCAAAGGAAGATCCTTCCAGGCGGCCGTCGTAGGAAAAAGAATCATCGAGGGATTTCAATAGATCCGTGTCCGccgtcaatttcttttccttctcggCGCGTATATAAGATTGGCGTTGATTCAGACCCTGAGTCCTTCTGAGTCTTACGTCCGGGACCAGAAAGGCATCGAGACTGCATATAGGGAAGACATGTAGGGTAATGAATAATGGCACTAGACGCCGAATACAGTACCGCCGAGAAAAGGGTGCCATGGCGAAGGTGACTCGAAAGGCCGACATCAAGAAACCACGGAAACCGTGAAAATCTCATTTTTCCATGGTTCCTGACAAGGACGCTCGGGCGACGTTTGGACGGCGGCTAATTGGCTAATTTATCATTCCAGTGGAAAGGAACAAAATTTCTCCTCTCTCCTTCTATAAAGGACTAACACTTGATACTGCTCACATTCTACATGGTTGCTTTGACATAGGCTAGTGGAAGTAGAACCCCAGCACCAAACTGCCAGTAGCGGTCAAAAAGGAATCTTACTACCATAGCATAGGCTTTCTAAAGCCACAAAATTCCCTCAGGCAGAAAACTGACCTCATGCCAGCATGTTTTCGTAGCCTATTGGCAGCATGTTTGTTCACTTCCTTTTAGCTATTTTGAAAAGGAATGCGGTAATGATTAAAGTCTgtgttttcgtttcggcgGGTTCGCTCCATTTGCAAAACTCCATCCGACGCCAGCGAACGCAGCCAATATCCCATTTTTTTACAACGAAGTTCGCTGGCGCTTGGGCCCCCCTTCCATATCAGAGTCTCCGTTATCAGACTCTGGAGGCGAATGATACGGTCCCGGATGTATACCTCCCTCAGCTCCCTGAATGGAATAAGGATTCTGTTGatgatgctgttgttgttgatagTAGTGCTGCCATGCCTGTTGATGTTGTAAATGCTGCTGGTGATGACCAGCTATGGATT encodes:
- a CDS encoding predicted protein codes for the protein MGAPNMGKSTLLNALLEEDLCIATARPQTTRHAILGLMSTDKCQVCLVDTPGVIEDPAYELQEGMMEAVTGAVATSDVLLVVTDVFSTPIPDDELFLKVQRTRKPVLVAINKIDLAKKVNKAAEENRDKTVTVEEAVAFWRAQLPNALCILPLSASQGINNVGVVAMRRILTELLPISPPLYDPETLTDRPERFIASEIVRSALFQVLKKELPYCCEVRIREFKEPKEEGEVIRIAADVLVERDSQKVIVIGKNGAQVKEIGVIAREKLEAFFRHQIFLNLSVKVDKDWRKNTRKLTEYGYMKPKR